A genomic window from Martelella lutilitoris includes:
- a CDS encoding polysaccharide pyruvyl transferase family protein, which produces MINDAMPYWRHDKATQNFGDFLTEYFREKLFYGVGLPAKLVRVVGSALDDNHIGRDQQSDITMTGTHGDMVAMWGCGMRSEESLSLNAREECTILSVRGPLSRSILQLGASVPIGDPGLLLPALYTPQKRHNVTGRRLLVPHFNSTKTDQELLDESGCDSVLRPAIEKSCLALEAFIDELTSADFVLAASLHAAIAAVAYGIPFAYWDSGDIDLEFKWRDFSASIGIPCNFCTSVQEAEGEYASRIAPSIKIPPLLPVLGVAPFPIRQQPLLNIAAADIARYGITALEASAGNNVQKKIGEESWAAVERLMSQAEERKKLSELNSELAAKHEALEKEIDEKATLVAELQSELDQSSAVLASKNEEFEQLRGQLVQALENSQLKEQRATALQAELDQYRFNLEIAIQRLESKRKFGSSATSKGIVDKRKKGRASALSYIVLPYNKRRKKKLHSMAAALRAFNNTGRNLLDKKEPTRPNSGCSLAERFTMAGYILLPFNRRRKNKRNAMLQGL; this is translated from the coding sequence ATGATCAATGATGCCATGCCCTACTGGCGCCACGACAAGGCGACTCAAAATTTCGGCGATTTCCTGACGGAGTACTTCAGGGAGAAGCTGTTTTACGGTGTAGGGCTTCCAGCAAAATTGGTGCGCGTAGTCGGAAGCGCTCTCGATGATAATCACATTGGCCGCGACCAGCAGAGCGACATCACGATGACGGGAACGCATGGAGATATGGTTGCCATGTGGGGCTGCGGAATGCGTTCCGAGGAAAGCTTGTCGCTGAACGCCAGAGAGGAATGTACGATACTTAGCGTGCGCGGGCCGCTCAGTCGCTCTATCCTCCAGCTAGGAGCGAGCGTTCCTATCGGGGATCCTGGCCTTCTCCTGCCGGCTCTTTATACGCCCCAAAAACGACATAACGTAACCGGTCGGAGGCTGCTTGTTCCTCATTTCAACAGCACTAAAACCGATCAGGAACTCCTAGATGAGAGTGGCTGTGACTCTGTGCTTCGTCCCGCCATTGAGAAATCATGCTTGGCTCTGGAAGCTTTCATTGATGAGTTGACCTCTGCGGATTTCGTACTTGCAGCCTCTCTGCATGCCGCCATTGCGGCTGTTGCCTACGGCATACCGTTTGCTTACTGGGACAGCGGCGATATCGATCTGGAATTCAAGTGGCGTGACTTTTCTGCGAGCATAGGTATCCCCTGCAACTTTTGTACCTCAGTGCAAGAGGCCGAGGGCGAGTATGCCTCCCGTATTGCTCCAAGCATCAAAATCCCTCCTCTGCTTCCCGTTCTAGGCGTCGCTCCTTTTCCCATTCGCCAGCAGCCTTTGCTGAATATCGCTGCTGCTGACATCGCCCGATACGGAATCACCGCCCTAGAAGCCTCTGCCGGCAATAATGTGCAGAAGAAGATCGGCGAGGAGAGCTGGGCTGCAGTTGAGCGGCTTATGTCTCAAGCCGAAGAGCGCAAGAAACTTAGCGAACTAAATTCCGAGCTTGCCGCAAAGCACGAAGCGCTCGAAAAGGAAATCGACGAAAAAGCAACCTTGGTCGCGGAGCTTCAGTCAGAGCTGGATCAGTCTAGTGCGGTGCTCGCTTCAAAAAATGAGGAATTTGAACAGCTGCGTGGACAACTGGTTCAGGCCTTAGAGAACTCGCAGCTGAAGGAACAGCGTGCGACGGCGCTTCAGGCAGAACTGGATCAGTACAGATTCAATCTCGAAATTGCTATCCAGCGTCTTGAAAGCAAAAGGAAATTTGGCTCATCGGCAACGTCTAAAGGCATCGTTGATAAACGTAAGAAGGGCAGAGCATCTGCGCTTTCTTATATCGTCTTACCCTACAATAAAAGAAGAAAGAAGAAGCTTCATTCGATGGCCGCAGCCTTACGAGCCTTTAACAACACGGGTCGTAATTTGCTAGACAAGAAGGAGCCGACCCGTCCAAACAGTGGATGCAGTCTGGCGGAGCGGTTTACAATGGCAGGTTATATTCTGCTCCCCTTCAATCGTCGAAGGAAGAATAAGCGAAACGCAATGCTGCAGGGGCTTTGA
- the gmhA gene encoding D-sedoheptulose 7-phosphate isomerase, which produces MNQPIKQSGRHDDIMTYFSETEKAIQASHVLAADIDRAAELCISSLRNGGKIIFCGNGGSAADAQHLAAELMGRFLIDRNPLPALSLTVDTSALTAIGNDYGFEKVFSRQLRGLAQKNDVVFGLSTSGNSANVVEAFETARSLGLATIGLTGRGGGKMEPLSDVLIAVPHDKTNHIQEVHIAVGHLICAFIEAELCQTKP; this is translated from the coding sequence ATGAATCAACCGATTAAGCAATCAGGACGTCATGATGACATCATGACGTATTTTTCTGAAACAGAAAAAGCCATACAGGCTTCTCACGTGCTTGCTGCCGACATTGATCGTGCCGCAGAACTCTGCATTTCGTCGCTGCGAAACGGCGGCAAGATCATCTTTTGCGGCAATGGCGGTTCAGCGGCGGATGCTCAGCATCTGGCAGCAGAGCTTATGGGGCGTTTTCTCATCGACAGGAATCCGCTTCCGGCTCTGTCCCTTACGGTCGATACATCCGCGTTGACTGCGATCGGCAATGACTACGGCTTCGAAAAGGTGTTTTCGCGTCAACTTCGCGGTCTCGCACAGAAAAACGATGTCGTCTTCGGACTTTCAACAAGCGGAAACAGTGCGAATGTCGTGGAGGCTTTTGAGACCGCGCGGAGCCTGGGTCTCGCCACGATCGGGTTGACGGGCCGCGGCGGCGGAAAGATGGAGCCGCTTTCGGACGTTCTGATAGCCGTGCCGCACGACAAAACCAATCACATTCAGGAAGTGCATATTGCAGTTGGTCATCTCATTTGTGCATTCATCGAGGCAGAACTTTGTCAAACCAAGCCATAA
- a CDS encoding HAD-IIIA family hydrolase, whose product MSNQAIILCGGLGTRLGALTRTTPKPMLPVNGKPFLDTLIQEVARYGVSEILLLAGRFGEQIRDCYDGRDLFGARLRVLVEPAPLGTGGALRFALPDLAESFLLLNGDTWIDADLTRFSFEWEKIRQAEPDVGVQILLQFVDDMSRFGGVEFEGRRVVAFREKDAQSGAQPGYINAGVYCISRDIVEAIPANKAVSLETDILAPLVAAGRVAADLAPKGRYFIDIGVPESYSRAQQELEEARRRPALFLDRDGTLNYDSGYTHQVTDLKWIDGAREAIKLANETGYYVFVVTNQAGVARGLYSEEAVLDFHRAMQSSLFEIGAHIDAIEWCPYHPQADLAEYRQNSPRRKPAPGMLLDLVEAFPVKKEASLMVGNAQSDVIAAEAAGIRGIHYPGGSLLELVARQFKKQD is encoded by the coding sequence TTGTCAAACCAAGCCATAATCCTCTGCGGCGGTCTGGGGACGCGGCTGGGAGCTCTGACGCGAACAACGCCGAAGCCGATGCTGCCTGTCAACGGCAAACCGTTTCTCGACACGCTCATCCAGGAGGTCGCACGTTACGGCGTTTCCGAAATCCTCCTGCTTGCAGGCCGCTTCGGTGAGCAGATCAGGGATTGTTATGATGGCAGGGATCTGTTCGGGGCTCGGCTCAGGGTCCTTGTGGAACCTGCTCCGCTTGGCACCGGGGGCGCGCTTCGGTTTGCGCTACCTGACCTAGCCGAGAGCTTCCTCCTGTTGAATGGCGACACATGGATTGATGCCGATCTGACCCGGTTCAGTTTTGAGTGGGAAAAGATCAGACAGGCGGAGCCTGATGTCGGCGTTCAGATCCTGCTGCAATTTGTGGATGATATGTCGCGCTTCGGGGGGGTCGAATTTGAGGGGCGTCGCGTGGTCGCCTTTCGCGAAAAAGATGCGCAGTCAGGAGCTCAGCCGGGATATATCAATGCAGGCGTCTACTGCATCAGCAGGGATATCGTAGAGGCGATCCCGGCTAATAAAGCTGTCTCGCTAGAGACTGATATATTGGCGCCCCTGGTGGCTGCAGGTCGCGTCGCTGCGGATCTGGCGCCCAAAGGCCGCTATTTCATTGATATCGGCGTTCCGGAGAGCTATTCCCGCGCCCAGCAAGAGCTCGAAGAAGCGCGACGACGGCCGGCGCTGTTCCTGGACCGCGACGGCACTTTGAATTACGATAGCGGCTACACGCACCAGGTCACTGACCTGAAATGGATCGACGGTGCCCGGGAGGCAATCAAGCTTGCCAATGAAACCGGCTATTATGTTTTCGTGGTGACAAACCAAGCTGGCGTCGCGCGTGGTCTTTATTCGGAAGAGGCCGTCCTTGATTTTCATCGGGCGATGCAGTCATCGCTTTTCGAAATCGGCGCTCATATCGATGCGATCGAATGGTGCCCGTATCATCCACAGGCCGACCTTGCTGAATACAGGCAGAATAGCCCACGGCGTAAGCCGGCTCCAGGCATGTTGCTTGATCTGGTGGAAGCCTTCCCCGTCAAAAAAGAAGCAAGTCTGATGGTTGGTAACGCGCAATCTGACGTCATCGCAGCCGAAGCGGCCGGTATTCGTGGAATTCACTATCCGGGGGGATCTCTTCTCGAACTGGTGGCACGGCAATTCAAGAAACAGGACTAA
- a CDS encoding galactokinase — translation MWISKTPLRASFLGGGTDYPAYFRKYPGAVLGGTIDKFIYIQALPLAGIAEQRFRVTYRTTESVDDVEEIKHPVIRESLKHYEWDRPLNIATMSDLPGSTGLGSSSAFTVGFINLLHQMRGVELTRYELARQAIYMEQTILNEQVGIQDQVHAAFGGLARYEFAGETISIEPLRVTTSRLSLLNSSMLLVYTGGQRSASAVLASQETRTKSGANETYLREMYEMTRIGGGILEASGEDVAALKRFGELLDHGWNLKRQLGNTVSNSAIDDIYLTGKEMGAWGGKLLGAGGGGFVLFLADNDVQQAIIERFGRDNVVSIMMTPYGSTVSNH, via the coding sequence ATGTGGATCAGCAAAACACCACTGCGTGCCAGCTTTCTCGGCGGCGGGACCGATTATCCTGCGTATTTTCGCAAGTATCCGGGCGCGGTTCTTGGCGGTACGATCGACAAGTTTATCTACATTCAAGCGCTGCCTCTGGCAGGCATCGCCGAACAGAGATTCCGGGTGACCTACAGAACGACGGAAAGCGTGGACGACGTCGAAGAGATCAAGCACCCGGTTATCAGGGAGTCCCTGAAGCATTATGAGTGGGACCGGCCGTTGAACATCGCGACGATGTCCGATCTTCCGGGCAGCACCGGGCTGGGAAGCTCGTCGGCCTTTACCGTCGGTTTTATAAATCTTCTTCATCAAATGCGCGGCGTTGAGCTGACGCGGTACGAGCTCGCACGTCAGGCCATATATATGGAGCAGACGATTCTCAACGAGCAAGTCGGCATCCAGGATCAGGTCCATGCAGCATTCGGCGGTTTGGCGCGGTATGAGTTTGCAGGGGAAACAATATCCATTGAGCCCCTCAGGGTGACGACCAGCCGCCTTAGCCTACTCAATTCATCGATGCTGCTGGTCTATACGGGCGGACAAAGAAGCGCCAGCGCGGTCCTGGCTTCGCAGGAAACCCGCACCAAGTCCGGCGCCAATGAAACCTACCTCCGGGAAATGTATGAAATGACTCGTATAGGGGGCGGTATACTTGAGGCGTCGGGAGAGGATGTCGCTGCACTCAAACGCTTTGGCGAGTTGCTTGATCATGGCTGGAACCTGAAACGACAGCTTGGCAATACGGTCTCGAATTCGGCGATTGATGATATTTACCTGACCGGTAAGGAAATGGGAGCCTGGGGCGGCAAGCTGCTTGGCGCCGGCGGCGGGGGATTTGTGCTGTTTCTGGCCGACAACGATGTGCAGCAAGCAATCATCGAGCGGTTTGGACGCGACAATGTCGTCTCGATCATGATGACGCCTTACGGGTCGACTGTCAGCAACCATTGA
- a CDS encoding glycosyltransferase, whose product MGEVFEKPKVGGVLEWADKRHSSEIEGQQEVEHLHRYLFARALCRGRDVLDIVSRGGYGSACLSQVARSVIGVELDQISVERARSTYQADNLEFKLGSVEHIPLDDNSIDCVVSFGTIEFLSDEAQFLNEIKRVLRPGGFALINLPNHDIYSPPGDAPDPNHARRLTNDEFETLLSTHFSNSILFRQRSVVGSVILSETTTAGQEFLSFDRQGEGRIEASSGLARSLNIVAIVSNDHLPALPSSAYFERTSVEEALVHLPAAQNRMAALEQENEKYKEDLQNLAEALGLAEHRSAFMQETADVLASRLYKAYQRPLQPITSMIIRRLLHIALAAEPILSQKRIRKFRRSLRKCTPRSILSEWNEVKEAVSASIAMSAVGLSSLSHREDPPFLMDPKKILVIDARFPQPNVSAGEKATFGILKDLVMIGFDVTFIPIDMKSRSPYLQDLDDMGVRVITRERGFQRGSDYLRLEGHRFGVFYVFRIDVFEQTIEHIRNASPNARVIFHAPDLNFLREFRGAELSRDSEALKRAKNIKQRELSVMRKADHNVLVSPAELPYLVNEIPAARFSVFPALYSPIDRHSKSFAERKHIFFLGGFGHSPNVDAAIWFVSKIWPAIHAALPDVEFHILGSEAPQEIIDLADEPGVRFVGYVEDIESAMSRYRLAVAPLNYGAGIKGKVGASMGCGIPTVCTSIAAEGMHIENDIHTFVADTPSPFADAVIKLYPDHELWDKFSKNGRRLVEENFSCEANRSSYLRALDKAKVLPLDLIVSYCQNAPDVSFPEYDEDQTIGVSVIVPVYNKWSLTRACLASVALAGKASGITYEVILADDGSTDETVHASEMVPGLRVARAAQNMGFLGNCNNAAKTAKGEHLLFLTNNTVVMPNWLKALYSRMTAASDAAIVGSKLLYTDGRIQEGGGLLSPDATAASFLVSGAFWRSIGGFEERDQPTCCEESDLAMAARSSGLSVLYEPESEVVHFEKAT is encoded by the coding sequence ATGGGTGAAGTATTTGAGAAACCGAAGGTTGGCGGAGTTCTTGAATGGGCCGATAAGCGACACTCCTCCGAAATAGAGGGGCAGCAGGAGGTCGAGCACCTCCATCGCTACTTGTTCGCGCGGGCGCTCTGCAGAGGCCGGGATGTGCTCGATATCGTCTCCAGGGGTGGATATGGATCGGCCTGCCTCTCTCAGGTCGCACGTTCCGTCATCGGTGTTGAGCTTGATCAGATTTCGGTCGAGCGCGCTCGCTCAACCTATCAAGCGGACAATCTGGAGTTCAAACTAGGGAGCGTCGAGCATATCCCGCTTGATGATAACTCCATCGATTGCGTTGTTTCTTTTGGAACGATCGAATTTCTGTCTGACGAAGCGCAGTTTTTGAATGAAATAAAGAGGGTTCTGCGACCGGGTGGTTTCGCTCTCATCAATCTACCTAACCACGATATCTATTCGCCTCCCGGCGACGCGCCAGATCCGAATCATGCGCGCAGGTTGACAAACGATGAATTCGAAACGCTGCTGTCCACACATTTCTCGAATTCGATTTTGTTCCGTCAAAGGTCTGTAGTCGGATCCGTAATTCTCAGCGAAACGACGACTGCCGGGCAAGAATTTCTGAGTTTCGACCGTCAAGGCGAGGGCCGTATCGAAGCAAGTTCCGGCCTTGCACGCTCCCTGAACATCGTAGCCATAGTTTCGAATGACCATCTGCCCGCTTTGCCCAGCAGTGCCTATTTTGAACGGACTTCGGTTGAGGAAGCCCTCGTTCATTTGCCAGCGGCCCAAAACAGAATGGCCGCTCTTGAACAGGAGAATGAGAAATACAAGGAAGACCTTCAAAACCTTGCCGAAGCACTCGGACTGGCAGAACACCGGTCAGCTTTCATGCAGGAAACTGCAGACGTTCTGGCATCGCGGCTCTACAAAGCCTATCAACGGCCCTTGCAGCCGATAACGTCTATGATAATCCGGCGACTGCTGCATATCGCGCTTGCCGCAGAGCCTATTCTTTCCCAAAAGAGGATCAGGAAATTCAGACGATCGCTTCGCAAATGCACGCCAAGATCAATTCTTTCCGAATGGAATGAGGTAAAAGAAGCAGTCAGCGCATCCATAGCGATGTCTGCTGTAGGTCTGTCGAGTCTCTCACATAGAGAAGATCCTCCCTTTTTGATGGACCCCAAAAAAATCCTTGTTATCGATGCCCGTTTTCCGCAACCGAATGTCTCCGCCGGCGAGAAGGCCACCTTTGGAATACTTAAGGATCTGGTGATGATCGGTTTCGACGTGACCTTTATTCCGATCGATATGAAATCCCGCTCTCCGTACCTGCAAGATCTTGATGACATGGGTGTAAGGGTTATCACCCGGGAAAGGGGGTTCCAACGTGGTTCCGACTATTTGCGCCTTGAGGGCCATCGTTTTGGTGTGTTTTACGTTTTCCGTATTGATGTGTTCGAGCAGACAATTGAACACATTCGCAATGCGTCCCCCAATGCGCGGGTGATTTTCCATGCCCCCGATCTTAATTTCCTGCGAGAGTTCAGGGGTGCGGAACTCTCCCGCGATTCCGAAGCGCTCAAACGTGCGAAGAATATCAAACAGCGTGAGCTTTCGGTCATGAGGAAGGCTGACCACAATGTCCTGGTCAGTCCCGCCGAGCTGCCCTATCTCGTCAACGAAATCCCCGCCGCACGGTTTTCGGTCTTCCCTGCGCTCTATAGCCCGATCGACCGGCATTCCAAGAGCTTTGCAGAGCGCAAGCATATCTTCTTTCTGGGCGGCTTCGGTCATTCTCCGAACGTTGATGCTGCGATTTGGTTCGTTTCGAAGATATGGCCGGCCATTCACGCCGCCCTGCCGGATGTCGAGTTCCATATTCTGGGTTCCGAGGCGCCGCAGGAGATCATCGACCTTGCAGATGAGCCAGGGGTCAGATTCGTCGGCTATGTCGAGGATATCGAAAGCGCGATGTCACGCTATCGGTTGGCCGTGGCGCCACTGAACTATGGCGCTGGCATCAAGGGCAAGGTCGGCGCTTCGATGGGCTGCGGCATACCGACGGTCTGCACTTCGATCGCAGCAGAAGGCATGCATATCGAAAACGATATTCACACATTTGTTGCAGATACCCCAAGTCCTTTTGCGGATGCTGTCATCAAACTATACCCGGATCATGAACTCTGGGACAAGTTTTCAAAGAACGGGCGACGCCTGGTCGAGGAGAATTTCAGCTGCGAAGCGAACAGGTCATCCTATTTGCGGGCACTTGATAAAGCGAAGGTCCTGCCGCTCGATCTCATTGTTTCCTATTGCCAGAACGCGCCAGACGTATCTTTTCCAGAATATGACGAAGATCAGACGATTGGTGTTTCCGTGATCGTCCCCGTCTACAATAAATGGTCTCTGACCCGCGCCTGTCTTGCCTCCGTCGCGCTTGCTGGCAAAGCCAGCGGTATCACCTATGAGGTCATTCTCGCAGATGATGGATCCACCGACGAGACAGTCCACGCATCCGAGATGGTTCCGGGGCTGCGCGTTGCTCGTGCAGCTCAGAATATGGGCTTTCTCGGCAATTGCAACAATGCAGCAAAGACCGCAAAAGGCGAACACCTTCTGTTCCTGACCAATAATACGGTCGTGATGCCGAACTGGCTGAAAGCCCTCTATTCGAGGATGACTGCAGCATCAGACGCAGCGATCGTCGGTTCGAAACTTTTATATACGGATGGTCGGATTCAGGAGGGTGGCGGACTTCTCAGCCCTGATGCAACCGCTGCCTCATTTCTGGTGAGTGGTGCATTCTGGCGTTCAATCGGCGGCTTTGAAGAACGCGACCAACCAACTTGTTGCGAAGAATCGGATTTGGCGATGGCAGCACGATCATCAGGCTTGAGTGTCCTTTACGAACCCGAGTCGGAGGTCGTTCATTTCGAGAAGGCGACATAG